A DNA window from Vigna radiata var. radiata cultivar VC1973A unplaced genomic scaffold, Vradiata_ver6 scaffold_171, whole genome shotgun sequence contains the following coding sequences:
- the LOC106780268 gene encoding TLC domain-containing protein At5g14285, with translation MGTSLASLQSWVLLPFFLMFLAIYLLGYFIVFRKQSTKIRQEFSSCLISIFHGTPAALLGSAALLADDQRGFAAPNTAFQKLVLDFSAAYFLTDLLHYVAFYPSDVLFIAHHVATLFVVLTCRHAVSHGAFSVLVLLVLAEVTSACQNAWTLAGARRREDPFAARFYDALSPPFFAVYSVVRGFIGPYFMYRMVTFYANGGAYGLVPAWAWVSWVLVVVMAIGVSIMWISNLWIQFFRERRGKLLEQKIR, from the coding sequence atggGAACGTCGTTAGCGTCGTTGCAAAGCTGGGTTCTTTTGCCATTCTTCCTCATGTTCCTCGCCATCTACCTCCTCGGCTACTTTATCGTTTTCCGCAAACAGTCCACCAAGATCCGACAAGAATTCTCCAGCTGCCTCATTTCGATCTTCCACGGCACCCCTGCCGCGCTCCTTGGCAGTGCCGCCCTTCTCGCCGATGACCAGCGGGGCTTCGCAGCGCCTAACACCGCCTTCCAGAAGCTGGTCCTCGATTTCAGCGCCGCCTACTTCCTAACGGATCTGCTCCACTATGTGGCCTTCTACCCTAGCGACGTGCTCTTCATCGCGCACCACGTGGCTACACTCTTCGTTGTCCTCACGTGCCGGCACGCCGTATCGCACGGGGCCTTCTCGGTCCTCGTGCTCCTCGTACTCGCCGAGGTCACCAGCGCGTGCCAGAACGCGTGGACCCTGGCCGGCGCCCGCCGTCGTGAGGATCCCTTTGCTGCGAGGTTCTACGACGCGCTCTCACCGCCGTTTTTTGCGGTTTACTCCGTTGTGAGAGGCTTCATTGGGCCCTACTTCATGTACCGGATGGTGACGTTCTACGCGAATGGGGGCGCGTATGGGCTTGTTCCCGCTTGGGCCTGGGTCTCGTGGgttttggtggtggtgatggcCATTGGGGTTAGTATCATGTGGATTTCTAATCTTTGGATTCAGTTTTTTAGGGAAAGAAGGGGCAAATTGTTAGAACAGAAAATTAGATAg